One window of Watersipora subatra chromosome 3, tzWatSuba1.1, whole genome shotgun sequence genomic DNA carries:
- the LOC137391014 gene encoding uncharacterized protein: protein MNVIHALPEDELEFLSRACNKAIVYDINDLAIDNVCPFSECNEITFGTVIYSHLIPKDAPGVHTLVLGAPTEGIAHQLKGLISSILKAVKSSLVSCDETQWMNANIQSGVFSSSSKNYSTGVTRSRISKVLSKSYNSTDHPPEYLCTIAVGGTFELVLYHISDKHLQELSVTVHGVTMLTILGDSLLCISQLLHENAYGPAKPRWLETLTIANKWLQQGDYVGVDAVEGTVTTHSETESFHSKCQLIVEV from the exons ATGAATGTTATTCATGCCCTTCCCGAAGACGAGCTTGAATTCTTATCCAGAGCCTGCAACAAAGCAATAGTCTATGATATTAATGATTTAGCTATAGACAATGTTTGCCCATTTAGTGAATGTAATGAAATAACTTTCGGAACAGTTATCTACTCTCATCTCATCCCAAAAGATGCGCCTGGTGTGCACACATTAGTATTAGGAGCTCCAACGGAAGGTATCGCTCATCAGCTTAAAGGCCTCATTTCAAgcattttgaaagcagtaaaaaGCTCACTGGTTTCATGCGATGAAACTCAATGGATGAA CGCAAATATACAAAGCGGTGTGTTTTCCAGCTCTTCAAAGAACTATTCAACTGGTGTGACTAGGAGTAGAATATCAAAAGTTCTGTCAAAAAGCTACAATTCAACTG ATCATCCCCCAGAGTACCTCTGCACAATAGCCGTTGGTGGGACATTTGAGCTTGTTCTCTACCATATCAGTGACAAACACCTGCAAGAACTGTCAGTCACAGTGCATGGCGTCACTATGTTGACTATCCTTGGAGACTCTCTACTCTGCATATCTCAGCTGTTGCATGAGAATGCATATGGTCCTGCTAAGCCCCGTTGGTTGGAGACCCTCACCATAGCTAATAAATGGCTGCAGCAAGGCGATTATGTTGGTGTAGATGCTGTTGAAGGCACGGTAACCACCCATTCAGAGACTGAGTCATTCCATAGCAAGTGTCAACTAATAGTTGAAGTTTAA
- the LOC137392115 gene encoding uncharacterized protein codes for MDALLNEESKKLLSETFTQRRTHLLEENIDITKFVEGWPHLTRGFEMIEYEFRLIIGLETEAADADAFTDMVMIMTEKKGDKLDDLKKCVLRGKSAATSLFMERHPQSILDDTRIGSIVLTKAQGCIYLVLPTGAVFPMATEVDVFLAYVKCLFVFNQKYHTQAHSSVGVLVERLLRLPSSLMSTASALQRRFLQMMGDSQQQFL; via the exons ATGGATGCTCTACTTAACGAAGAAAGCAAAAAGCTACTGAGCGAAACCTTTACTCAAAGAAGAACCCATCTTTTAGAGGAGAATATAGATATAACGAAATTTGTTGAGGGATGGCCGCACCTGACAAGAGGCTTTGAAATG ATCGAGTATGAATTCAGATTGATAATTGGTCTGGAGACGGAGGCTGCCGATGCAGATGCTTTTACCGACATGGTCATGATTATGACAGAGAAGAAAG GTGACAAGCTAGACGATTTGAAAAAATGTGTATTGAGGGGCAAGTCGGCAGCAACCAGCCTCTTCATGGAAAGACACCCACAAAGTATCCTGGATGATACAAGAATAGGATCAATTGTCTTGACAAAGGCACAGGGGTGCATCTACCTGGTTTTGCCAACGGGAGCAGTGTTCCCAATGGCAACTGAGGTAGATGTATTTCTGGCCTATGTCAAGTGcttgtttgtttttaatcagAAGTACCATACCCAAGCCCATTCATCAGTTGGGGTTCTGGTGGAACGTCTGTTACGGCTGCCCTCATCATTGATGTCAACAGCCTCTGCATTGCAGAGGAGATTTCTTCAAATGATGGGGGATAGTCAGCAACAGTTTCTCTAG